One Triticum dicoccoides isolate Atlit2015 ecotype Zavitan chromosome 5B, WEW_v2.0, whole genome shotgun sequence genomic window carries:
- the LOC119305668 gene encoding uncharacterized protein LOC119305668: protein MPCLAHHYHPKLPATNHCKSLSCLIRETYAHCHVPCLRIPGAGWSSDDDTDDEDALDTKQVILNEMRRRQLKKESRCSAGSPTLSSAFIWSFTPLDPRSVLEKVSSPEQFVVVEGEQKEEAEAGSDNGDAESEAFFSVKSFFTRSTSRAATVASLTDMGPPATWEGFQHCEGWPFGLCRRPAVPPLPSTPADSWKWRKQSSGRNLVVSPRPVYGHKITAT, encoded by the exons ATGCCTTGCTTGGCGCACCACTACCACCCCAAGCTCCCGGCCACTAACCACTGCAAGTCTCTCTCCTGCCTCATCCGGGAGACCTACGCGCACTGCCATGTCCCCTGCCTCAGGATCCCCGGCGCCGGGTGGAGCTCCGACGATGACACAGACGACGAGGACGCGCTCGACACCAAACAG GTGATACTCAACGAGATGAGGAGGCGGCAGCTGAAGAAGGAGTCGCGGTGCAGCGCGGGCTCTCCGACTCTGTCGAGCGCCTTCATCTGGTCGTTCACCCCGCTCGATCCGAGAAGCGTTCTGGAGAAGGTCTCGAGCCCTGAGCAGTTCGTCGTGGTGGAAGGGGAGCAGAAGGAAGAGGCGGAGGCGGGCAGCGACAACGGCGACGCCGAGAGCGAGGCGTTCTTCTCGGTGAAGAGCTTCTTCACGCGCAGCACGAGCCGGGCGGCGACCGTGGCGTCGTTGACGGACATGGGCCCGCCGGCGACGTGGGAGGGCTTCCAGCACTGCGAGGGGTGGCCGTTCGGGCTGTGCCGCCGCCCCGCCGTGCCCCCGCTGCCCAGCACGCCGGCCGACTCCTGGAAATGGCGCAAGCAGAGCAGTGGCCGCAACCTCGTCGTGAGCCCGCGCCCTGTGTACGGTCACAAGATCACAGCGACTTAA
- the LOC119310135 gene encoding protein transport protein SEC23-like has translation MSEFLELEALDGIRMPWNVIPGTREDAVSCVVPVSAIYTPLKSIPDMPVVPYAPLRCRMCRSILNPFSRVDYNAKIWLCTFCFQRNQFPQHYSSISENNLPPELFPQYTTIEYISTAETGPVMPPVFIFVVDTCIIEEEIGYLKSALAQATELLPDNSLIGFITYGTYVQVHELGFGLLPKSYVFKGTKEVSKEQILEQMCFFAGKQKPTTGVIAGTRDGLSSESISRFLVPASECEFVLNSVIEELQKDPWHIPADQRASRCTGAALSVAASLLGVCVPGSGARIMAFVGGPSTEGPGSIVSKSLTEPIRSHKDLDKDSAPLFDKAVKFYDQIAKQLVHQGHVLDLFACAVDQVGVAEMKVAIEKTGGIVVLAESFGHSVFKDSLLRIFQSADNGLGLSFNGILEINCSKDVKIQGIIGPCSSLEKKSPLSADTVIGQGNTSAWKMCGLDKKTSLCFVYDISRKVGPDSVAQQTGEQLYLQFVTYYQHHEGQMRLRTTTISRQWASGSASVQELIDGFDQEAAAAVVARLVSFKMETEADFDPIRWLDRALIRLCTKFGDYQKETPSSFSLSPRLSIFPQFMFNLRRSQFVQVFNNSPDETAYFRMMLERENVGNAVAMIQPSLISYSFQSGPMPVLLDATAIAPDKILLLDSYFSVVIFHGITIAQWRNAGYQDQEGHEVFAQLLKAPHEESDSIIKERFPVPRLVVCDQYGSQARFLLAKLNPSVAYNSDSPAPGGDVIFTDDVSFEVFMDHLQRLAVQ, from the exons ATGTCTGAATTCCTTGAGCTTGAGGCTCTGGATGGGATAAGGATGCCATGGAATGTTATTCCAGGCACAAGGGAGGATGCTGTGAGCTGTGTCGTCCCTGTTTCTGCCATCTATACTCCTCTCAAGTCAATTCCTGATATGCCAGTAGTGCCATATGCTCCCCTTCGCTGCCGCATGTGTCGTTCCATCCTCAATCCTTTCTCCAGAGTCGACTATAATGCTAAGATCTGGCTCTGTACATTCTGCTTTCAGCGCAATCAGTTCCCTCAACACTATTCCTCGATCTCAGAAAACAATCTCCCTCCAGAACTCTTTCCTCAGTATACCACAATTGAGTACATATCCACTGCAGAAACAGGTCCTGTAATGCCTCCTGTTTTCATCTTTGTTGTGGATACTTGCATTATCGAGGAAGAAATTGGTTATTTGAAGTCTGCTCTGGCACAGGCTACTGAGCTATTGCCAGATAATTCCCTTATTGGATTCATTACTTATGGGACATATGTACAG GTGCATGAATTGGGTTTTGGTTTGTTGCCGAAGTCATATGTGTTCAAGGGAACAAAGGAGGTCAGCAAGGAACAAATATTGGAGCAAATGTGCTTCTTTGCAGGCAAACAAAAGCCCACCACAGGGGTTATAGCTGGAACCAGGGATGGTCTTTCATCAGAGAGCATCTCTAGGTTCCTTGTGCCTGCTTCGGAGTGCGAGTTTGTACTGAACTCA GTTATTGAAGAGCTGCAAAAGGACCCTTGGCATATTCCAGCTGATCAACGTGCATCAAGATGCACTGGAGCTGCATTAAGTGTGGCGGCTAGTCTCTTGGGGGTTTGTGTCCCTGGATCAGGTGCTAGGATCATGGCATTTGTTGGGGGTCCATCTACAGAGGGACCTGGTTCT ATTGTATCCAAATCCTTAACAGAGCCAATTCGCTCACACAAAGACCTCGATAAAGACTCGGCTCCACTTTTTGATAAAGCTGTTAAGTTCTATGATCAGATTGCCAAGCAgcttgtgcaccaaggacatgtgcTGGATTTGTTTGCTTGTGCAGTCGATCAG GTTGGTGTTGCTGAAATGAAGGTTGCAATTGAGAAGACTGGGGGAATTGTTGTGCTTGCTGAAAGTTTTGGTCACTCCGTTTTCAAAGACTCGCTTCTCCGCATCTTTCAGTCAGCAGACAACGGCCTTGGATTATCATTCAA TGGTATTCTTGAGATTAACTGCTCAAAAGATGTAAAGATTCAAGGCATTATTGGGCCTTGTTCTTCCCTGGAGAAG AAAAGTCCTCTGTCTGCAGATACTGTTATTGGTCAGGGAAATACTAGCGCCTGGAAGATGTGTGGTCTTGACAAGAAAACATCGCTTTGCTTTGTATATGACATCTCAAGAAAAGTTGGCCCAGATTCAGTCGCTCAGCAGACAGGCGAACAGCTCTACCTTCAATTTGTAACCTA TTATCAGCATCATGAGGGCCAGATGAGATTGCGAACTACTACGATCTCCAGACAATGGGCTTCTGGTTCTGCTAGTGTGCAG GAGCTGATAGATGGGTTTGATCAAGAAGCCGCAGCCGCAGTTGTGGCACGCTTGGTCTCATTTAAGATGGAAACTGAG GCTGATTTTGATCCAATAAGATGGCTTGACCGTGCTTTGATACGTTTATGTACCAAATTTGGAGACTATCAGAAGGAAACACCCTCATCTTTCAGTTTGTCTCCACGTCTATCAATATTCCCCCAGTTTATGTTTAATTTGAGGCGTTCTCAGTTTGTACAG GTTTTCAATAATAGCCCCGATGAAACCGCATACTTTAGGATGATGTTGGAGAGGGAAAATGTGGGCAATGCAGTTGCAATGATTCAACCTTCACTTATATCCTACTCATTTCAATCAGGGCCAATGCCTGTTCTCTTGGATGCAACTGCAATTGCTCCTGACAAGATCCTTTTGTTGGATTCTTATTTTTCTGTGGTTATCTTCCATGGGATAACCATTGCACAATGGCGAAATGCTGGCTACCAAGATCAAGAAGGCCACGAG GTGTTTGCGCAGTTGTTGAAAGCTCCACATGAGGAATCTGATAGCATAATCAAAGAGCGGTTTCCTGTGCCCCGTTTGGTTGTTTGTGATCAATATGGATCTCAG GCTCGGTTTTTACTGGCAAAGTTAAATCCATCCGTGGCATATAACTCTGACAGCCCTGCTCCTGGAGGAGACGTGATATTCACGGATGATGTGAGCTTCGAGGTGTTCATGGACCATCTCCAGCGGTTAGCGGTCCAATAG